The DNA sequence TGGAACTCACTTTCTCTTACGGTTTCGTTGAACCCACTCCTGAAGGGTGGGCTTCCACGGGCCCGCGCGAGGGCGCGTGGGCTACTTTGCCAGAATCTGTTGTCGGTGAGTAGTAGCAGATTGCGGTATTCCAGCGCATTAGTAGGGGCCATGCCTCCTTGCAACGGAAGTGGCGCGACCCGGTCGAGGGCGGCCGGGCGGGTGGCCCGTCTTAGCCCGGGTTTGGGTAAGGCGGGGTTCGCCTGAGAGGTCCGTCGTCCCTACGGGCTTCGGGACTTCGTCCCTCGTCCGGATTAAAGCCCGGATCTACCTTCTATTAACTGCCTACCCAGGACTGTCCCTTCGCTTCGCTCAGGGCAGGCTAACTGCCTGGGCTTCCCTTCCGTCGCGCCGATGGCGCTCCTCGGCGACGTTGCCGTAAGGCAAAGTCGCCCTGGACGGGCGGGGACGCCCGTCCCTACGCAATCTCAGCCCGCGTGAGCGGGCGGATGAGAGTAGCCCGGCACGGAGGCGCGAAGCACCGGAGTGCCGGGTAAGGTGCCAAGGGGCTTTCGAGTCCCTTCAGGGACGACACAACAAAGCGAGGGCGTGAGCCCGAGCAACCTCGTGAGAATCCATGCGAACGGCAGCGTGCCAACGAATGTTCCCGAGATCCTTCGCGGGAGATCTTGGGCTAGAGCCCAAGGCTACCAGCCCGCTCAGGATGACAGGGATTAAAGGATGGTCTTAGATGCAGGCCTGAAGGCCTGCTCCACCCCGCTAATTTCCAATTTGTAATTTGTAAAGTAAGAAGTGCCACGCCTCCTTGTATGAAGAGCGGCGATTGGGGTGAAGGCGCATGGTTTTGCGCGGGGAGAAAGCAGATAACGGGAAGATGTACCAGGTGTCTTCGGGGATGAGGTAGGCGGCGAGGAAGTCGATGTCGCGGCGGGTGTAGGGCCGTTTGATGAAGCGGCCGCGGGCGGCGTTGATCTCGTAGGCGCCGTTGCGGGGCGAGGCGGCGGATTTGATTTGGAGCTTGAGCAGGCGCGAGCCGTTGTCCACCACGATGTCGTAGGGAGCGGAGTCGCCGAAGGGTTTCATGACGATGAGGCCGAGGGCGGCGGCGCGGTGGAGGAAGGCGAGTTCGGCTAGTTCACCCTGGCGCTT is a window from the Terriglobales bacterium genome containing:
- a CDS encoding group I intron-associated PD-(D/E)XK endonuclease, which translates into the protein MSPKRQGELAELAFLHRAAALGLIVMKPFGDSAPYDIVVDNGSRLLKLQIKSAASPRNGAYEINAARGRFIKRPYTRRDIDFLAAYLIPEDTWYIFPLSAFSPRKTMRLHPNRRSSYKEAWHFLLYKLQIGN